From one Candidatus Hydrogenedentota bacterium genomic stretch:
- a CDS encoding DUF1559 domain-containing protein, producing the protein MSRRGFTLIELLVVIAIIGILAAILLPALARAREAARRASCQNNLKQMGLVFKMYASESRGEKYPPVRHRAGDDCSITLGNLGGENRTDLLWCPNGPSIYPEYLTDLNVLLCPSDPDSSLVVSEGDWHCGQDPAQPVCPCNVYPASYFYYGLAFAPKHYLQAPWQNYVNSTAVGLAGIVTWIDMGFVTEFAALTGDMGDGVDEAFERDLSFTHSTLGPLTCYRLREGIERFFITDINNPASSTLAQSELAVMHDETASRNSRPPLVAFNHIPGGGNVLYMDGHVEFIRYPGSWPICSTWATIFGEWVDFVSLFP; encoded by the coding sequence ATGAGCCGTAGAGGTTTTACTCTTATTGAACTCCTGGTCGTCATCGCTATCATCGGAATACTGGCGGCGATTCTGTTGCCGGCGCTGGCACGTGCGCGCGAGGCCGCGCGCCGGGCAAGCTGCCAAAACAATCTGAAGCAAATGGGACTCGTATTCAAGATGTACGCGAGTGAATCACGGGGAGAAAAGTATCCGCCGGTGCGCCATCGCGCCGGAGACGACTGCTCGATAACGCTGGGCAACCTGGGAGGCGAGAACCGGACGGACCTGCTATGGTGTCCGAACGGCCCATCGATTTACCCCGAGTACCTCACGGACCTGAATGTGTTGTTGTGTCCATCGGATCCCGATTCGAGTCTGGTCGTGAGCGAGGGGGATTGGCATTGCGGACAGGATCCCGCGCAGCCGGTTTGCCCGTGCAACGTTTACCCGGCAAGTTATTTCTATTACGGGCTGGCGTTCGCTCCCAAGCATTACCTGCAGGCGCCCTGGCAGAACTACGTGAACAGTACGGCCGTCGGCCTGGCGGGGATCGTGACCTGGATTGACATGGGGTTTGTCACGGAATTCGCGGCTCTCACCGGCGACATGGGTGACGGCGTCGATGAAGCGTTCGAACGCGACCTCTCGTTCACGCACAGCACACTGGGGCCGCTCACCTGCTACCGGTTGCGCGAGGGCATCGAGCGGTTCTTCATCACGGACATCAACAATCCCGCGTCCAGCACACTGGCACAAAGCGAACTGGCGGTGATGCACGACGAGACGGCTTCGCGAAATTCCCGGCCGCCGCTCGTGGCGTTCAATCACATTCCGGGCGGAGGAAATGTGCTTTACATGGATGGACACGTCGAGTTCATTCGCTACCCCGGCAGCTGGCCGATCTGCAGCACTTGGGCAACGATCTTCGGCGAGTGGGTCGATTTCGTGTCGCTGTTCCCGTAA
- a CDS encoding alpha-L-fucosidase — MNSAVLAVMGCVTILGQATDAAPETGARQGVTLYVSKLGNNTDGLSWETAFNTIQAALSAVPDDKGGHRIIVRPDTYMEAMLSPAFSGAAGAYNELIGDADGTLGSGTSGHVVIDSGDPGAGFKSYDWWSTIRATSQGWSPEHTDPTFSAIIWDRWVLRNLYATGSDAGLFWDCTNRIEPFTIVVEDCVGIGRAFGGGVASCLSRPDEPIVFRRCNLWSLDMWGDTAGGYVRIENPSMPERADVVFEDCTLVSPQCALKGGNYGFHTYMRIKVERCRLVALNFSQPVGTPTDGIIQSVQNGKYLHVDMTDTTLMGYKVFGVKVDKDSEGAIGYTAKGAVQAYVQFQQGMPKGVHRLQQWPVDVFQAIAPPPPLSSKPMMMSVETVVENMCELSPVIWNGRLCHMECVRPGSGGVKEDYYLLVKDAETGDILAKFAEGYSLASAFVHEGIFYAFASRFENDTWNDVTMFKSRDLANWESKVVITQENENLFNSSVCEGPDGFVMAYESNEPAYPAFTTKFARSKDLETWTKLPDSTFGTNRYTACPCVRFVNGFYYVLYLENRRPRHYFETYVTRSKDLEHWELSAANPVLAPKTLDESINTSDPDIIELDGKTYLYYSAGDQLTWMNIKRGMYPCSMQKLFEGWFATPGIPDWGSILNHRARVEKEQAAAAQKAAEDEARAARVQWFRDAKFGMFVHWGPFAVHSSDPNATYDYFDMKTDREARADFKKYAQQFNSKSFDAAEWMETAKNAGAKYVVFTSKHHDGYTMFDSALTDYDSADYPPKADYVRQLVDAARAAGLKIGFYYSILDWDQPSYTADLPAFVNDYLFGQVRELCTNYGPIDCVWFDGEWDHPASTWRAPELTAMIRELQPAALINDRLGLGERGVTRLCDFYTREQPSEVNVAMGFEREKPFPWEACVTIGDYWQFSIKDTRFKSPQELVRVLVDVVSRGGNLLLNVGPTPDGVIPDALTERLMAIGAWLEVNGEGIYGTSGSPFGPLPAGEGGAAPKCTTKGARLYVHLESRPGDRLALPGLQNGIISARFLRTGAAVEFDNAAKTITLPKDLPDDIMTTIEIELDGEPRIE; from the coding sequence ATGAATAGTGCGGTATTGGCGGTGATGGGATGTGTGACCATTCTTGGGCAAGCGACGGATGCCGCGCCGGAGACGGGGGCCCGCCAGGGCGTGACGCTCTACGTGTCAAAACTGGGCAACAACACGGATGGCCTTTCGTGGGAGACGGCTTTCAACACGATTCAGGCCGCGCTGAGCGCCGTTCCTGACGACAAAGGCGGGCACCGCATCATCGTGCGGCCGGACACCTACATGGAGGCGATGTTGTCGCCGGCTTTCAGCGGCGCCGCAGGAGCGTACAATGAACTCATTGGCGACGCGGACGGCACTCTCGGTTCAGGGACTTCCGGCCACGTGGTCATCGATTCCGGCGACCCCGGCGCCGGATTCAAGAGCTACGACTGGTGGTCGACGATTCGGGCCACGTCTCAAGGCTGGTCACCCGAGCACACCGACCCGACGTTTTCGGCCATTATCTGGGACCGTTGGGTCCTGCGGAATCTCTACGCGACCGGCAGCGACGCCGGCCTCTTCTGGGATTGCACCAACCGTATAGAGCCGTTCACGATAGTTGTCGAGGACTGTGTGGGGATAGGGCGCGCGTTTGGCGGAGGCGTTGCGAGTTGCCTGTCGCGGCCCGACGAACCTATCGTGTTTCGCCGGTGCAATCTGTGGTCGCTCGACATGTGGGGCGATACGGCGGGCGGCTACGTGCGCATCGAAAACCCAAGCATGCCCGAACGTGCTGACGTGGTCTTCGAGGACTGCACGCTAGTGAGCCCGCAGTGCGCGTTGAAGGGTGGTAATTACGGGTTCCACACCTATATGCGCATCAAGGTTGAGCGGTGCCGCCTCGTGGCGCTGAATTTCTCGCAACCTGTTGGCACGCCCACGGACGGCATCATCCAGAGCGTACAGAACGGCAAGTACTTGCACGTAGACATGACCGACACCACCCTCATGGGATACAAGGTCTTCGGGGTCAAAGTCGACAAGGATTCCGAAGGCGCGATCGGATACACGGCCAAGGGCGCGGTCCAGGCATATGTTCAGTTCCAGCAAGGCATGCCGAAGGGCGTCCACCGCCTTCAACAGTGGCCGGTCGACGTGTTCCAGGCGATCGCGCCCCCTCCCCCGCTGTCCAGCAAGCCAATGATGATGAGCGTCGAGACGGTGGTCGAGAACATGTGCGAATTGTCGCCGGTAATCTGGAATGGACGTCTTTGTCACATGGAATGTGTCCGTCCGGGCAGCGGCGGCGTGAAGGAGGACTATTACCTGCTTGTCAAAGACGCGGAGACGGGCGATATTCTGGCAAAGTTCGCGGAGGGATACAGTCTCGCCTCGGCTTTTGTGCATGAGGGGATCTTCTACGCATTCGCATCGCGTTTCGAAAACGACACTTGGAATGATGTAACGATGTTCAAGTCGCGGGACCTTGCGAACTGGGAATCGAAGGTCGTCATCACGCAGGAAAACGAGAACCTTTTCAACAGCTCGGTTTGCGAGGGGCCGGACGGATTTGTGATGGCCTACGAATCGAACGAGCCGGCGTATCCGGCCTTTACGACCAAGTTTGCGCGGTCCAAGGACCTCGAGACGTGGACCAAGCTCCCCGATTCGACGTTTGGGACGAACCGTTATACGGCGTGCCCGTGTGTCCGGTTCGTGAACGGGTTCTACTATGTCCTGTACCTCGAGAACCGCCGCCCGCGTCACTATTTTGAGACGTACGTCACGCGCTCGAAGGACCTCGAGCATTGGGAACTGAGCGCGGCGAATCCCGTCCTCGCCCCCAAAACCCTCGACGAAAGCATCAACACTTCGGACCCGGACATCATCGAGCTTGACGGCAAGACTTACCTTTACTACTCGGCGGGCGATCAGCTCACGTGGATGAACATCAAGCGCGGGATGTATCCGTGCTCGATGCAGAAACTTTTCGAGGGGTGGTTCGCCACGCCCGGGATTCCCGACTGGGGTTCGATACTGAACCACAGGGCGCGCGTCGAAAAGGAGCAGGCTGCCGCCGCACAGAAGGCGGCGGAGGATGAAGCCCGCGCCGCCCGGGTGCAATGGTTTCGCGACGCCAAATTCGGCATGTTCGTGCACTGGGGCCCTTTCGCGGTGCACAGCAGCGATCCGAACGCAACGTACGACTATTTCGACATGAAGACGGACAGGGAGGCGCGGGCGGATTTCAAGAAGTACGCCCAACAGTTCAATTCCAAGTCGTTTGATGCGGCTGAATGGATGGAGACCGCGAAGAACGCGGGCGCGAAGTACGTCGTGTTCACGTCGAAACACCACGATGGCTACACCATGTTCGACAGCGCGCTGACGGATTACGACAGCGCGGATTACCCGCCAAAAGCCGACTACGTGCGCCAGTTGGTCGATGCAGCCCGTGCAGCCGGCCTCAAGATTGGATTTTACTACTCGATACTTGACTGGGATCAGCCCAGCTACACGGCTGACCTCCCCGCGTTCGTAAACGATTACCTGTTTGGGCAGGTGCGTGAACTGTGCACAAACTACGGGCCCATCGACTGTGTCTGGTTCGATGGCGAATGGGACCATCCGGCCAGCACGTGGCGCGCGCCCGAACTGACCGCCATGATCCGCGAACTACAACCGGCTGCCCTCATCAACGATCGGCTCGGTCTGGGAGAACGCGGGGTGACCCGCCTCTGCGATTTCTACACTCGTGAGCAACCGTCGGAAGTGAACGTCGCGATGGGTTTTGAGCGCGAGAAACCATTTCCCTGGGAAGCATGCGTGACCATCGGCGACTACTGGCAGTTCTCCATCAAGGACACGAGGTTCAAGAGTCCGCAAGAACTCGTGCGGGTCCTTGTTGACGTTGTGAGCCGGGGCGGAAACCTGTTGTTGAACGTCGGGCCAACGCCTGATGGCGTGATCCCCGATGCTCTCACGGAACGTCTCATGGCGATAGGCGCCTGGCTCGAGGTGAACGGTGAGGGAATCTATGGAACTTCGGGGTCGCCTTTCGGGCCGCTTCCCGCAGGCGAGGGAGGCGCCGCGCCGAAATGCACCACCAAGGGGGCGCGCCTCTATGTTCACCTGGAATCGCGTCCCGGCGATAGACTGGCGTTGCCGGGACTCCAGAACGGCATCATCTCGGCCCGTTTCCTGAGAACCGGCGCCGCGGTCGAGTTCGACAACGCCGCAAAGACGATCACGTTACCGAAAGACTTGCCCGACGATATCATGACCACGATCGAGATCGAGCTGGACGGCGAACCGCGCATCGAGTGA